From the Anolis sagrei isolate rAnoSag1 chromosome 12, rAnoSag1.mat, whole genome shotgun sequence genome, one window contains:
- the LOC132764487 gene encoding claw keratin-like isoform X1 encodes MVLPRAIPYSPPSLNTMANCGLASAVPSCEATPSVAFGSRGFGRSYGLGARGFGGNLGYGYGSAFGFGNGFGSGYSLGGNVADAASLGVLSGVNPSCINQLPPSEAVVDPAPFVITIPGPILSATPEPLLVGGNTPCAVNGVGLSGVGSGFYGGNYGGFYGGLNSGLIGGLNSGLYGGRYGRSGILGRRGSICGPCA; translated from the exons ATGGTCTTACCCAGAGCTATACCAT ACTCACCTCCATCACTCAACACCATGGCCAACTGTGGACTTGCCTCTGCTGTCCCATCTTGTGAAGCCACTCCATCCGTTGCCTTTGGCTCCCGAGGATTTGGAAGAAGCTATGGTCTTGGCGCCCGAGGATTCGGCGGAAATCTTGGCTATGGTTATGGCTCTGCCTTCGGCTTCGGCAACGGATTCGGTTCTGGCTACAGCCTTGGGGGCAACGTTGCAGATGCCgccagtttgggagtcctctctGGAGTGAACCCATCTTGCATCAACCAGCTTCCCCCATCAGAAGCCGTGGTCGACCCAGCGCCATTTGTGATCACCATCCCCGGCCCCATCCTCTCCGCCACCCCCGAGCCTCTCCTTGTTGGAGGCAACACTCCTTGCGCTGTGAATGGAGTTGGCCTTAGTGGAGTTGGTAGTGGATTTTATGGTGGGAATTATGGTGGGTTTTATGGTGGGCTAAATAGTGGGCTAATTGGTGGGCTCAATAGTGGGCTATATGGTGGGCGCTATGGGCGTTCCGGAATCCTGGGGAGAAGAGGCAGCATCTGTGGCCCCTGCGCATAA
- the LOC132764487 gene encoding claw keratin-like isoform X2 — protein sequence MANCGLASAVPSCEATPSVAFGSRGFGRSYGLGARGFGGNLGYGYGSAFGFGNGFGSGYSLGGNVADAASLGVLSGVNPSCINQLPPSEAVVDPAPFVITIPGPILSATPEPLLVGGNTPCAVNGVGLSGVGSGFYGGNYGGFYGGLNSGLIGGLNSGLYGGRYGRSGILGRRGSICGPCA from the coding sequence ATGGCCAACTGTGGACTTGCCTCTGCTGTCCCATCTTGTGAAGCCACTCCATCCGTTGCCTTTGGCTCCCGAGGATTTGGAAGAAGCTATGGTCTTGGCGCCCGAGGATTCGGCGGAAATCTTGGCTATGGTTATGGCTCTGCCTTCGGCTTCGGCAACGGATTCGGTTCTGGCTACAGCCTTGGGGGCAACGTTGCAGATGCCgccagtttgggagtcctctctGGAGTGAACCCATCTTGCATCAACCAGCTTCCCCCATCAGAAGCCGTGGTCGACCCAGCGCCATTTGTGATCACCATCCCCGGCCCCATCCTCTCCGCCACCCCCGAGCCTCTCCTTGTTGGAGGCAACACTCCTTGCGCTGTGAATGGAGTTGGCCTTAGTGGAGTTGGTAGTGGATTTTATGGTGGGAATTATGGTGGGTTTTATGGTGGGCTAAATAGTGGGCTAATTGGTGGGCTCAATAGTGGGCTATATGGTGGGCGCTATGGGCGTTCCGGAATCCTGGGGAGAAGAGGCAGCATCTGTGGCCCCTGCGCATAA
- the LOC132764486 gene encoding claw keratin-like — protein sequence MANCGLASAVPSCEATPSVAFGSGGSRGLGRLGGNLGYGYGSAFGFGNGFSSGYGLGGNVADAASLGVLSGVNPSCINQLPPSEAVVDPAPFVITIPGPILSATPEPLLVGGNTPCAVNGVGLSGVGSGFYGGNYGGFYGGLNRGLNGGLNRGLYGGYLGSHSGFLGRSSSIYGPCA from the coding sequence ATGGCCAACTGTGGACTTGCCTCTGCTGTCCCATCTTGTGAAGCCACTCCATCTGTTGCCTTTGGATCCGGAGGCTCCCGAGGATTGGGAAGACTTGGCGGAAATCTTGGCTATGGTTATGGCTCTGCCTTCGGCTTCGGCAATGGATTCAGTTCTGGCTATGGCCTTGGGGGCAACGTTGCAGATGCTgccagtttgggagtcctctccGGAGTGAACCCATCTTGCATCAACCAGCTTCCCCCATCAGAAGCCGTGGTCGACCCAGCGCCATTTGTGATCACCATCCCCGGCCCCATCCTCTCTGCCACCCCCGAGCCTCTCCTTGTTGGAGGCAACACTCCTTGCGCTGTGAATGGAGTTGGCCTTAGTGGAGTTGGTAGTGGATTTTATGGTGGGAATTATGGTGGGTTTTATGGTGGTCTAAATAGGGGGCTAAATGGTGGTCTGAATAGGGGGCTATACGGTGGGTATCTTGGGAGCCATTCCGGATTCCTGGGAAGAAGTAGCAGCATCTATGGCCCCTGCGCATAA
- the LOC132764485 gene encoding claw keratin-like, whose translation MANCGTASAVPSFEATPTVAFGSGGSRGLGRGLDCGYGYGSGFGYGSGLASGYGLGGIISDAASLGVLSGVQPSCINQLPPSEVVVKSPPFVLTVPGPIIAATPEPIEVGGYAPCAVNGVGIGGFSSGYYGGRYGGLGSGYNGGRFGGFLGNHAGALGGVLGGRGNICGPCA comes from the coding sequence ATGGCCAACTGTGGAACTGCCTCTGCTGTCCCATCCTTTGAAGCCACTCCAACCGTTGCCTTTGGATCCGGAGGCTCCAGAGGACTCGGCAGAGGTCTTGACTGTGGCTATGGATATGGCTCTGGCTTCGGTTATGGCTCTGGTTTAGCTTCTGGCTATGGTCTAGGGGGCATCATTTCAGATGCAgccagtctgggagtcctctctGGAGTGCAGCCATCCTGCATCAACCAGCTGCCCCCATCAGAGGTTGTGGTCAAATCACCCCCATTTGTGCTCACCGTCCCAGGCCCCATCATCGCTGCCACCCCCGAGCCTATTGAAGTTGGTGGATATGCCCCATGTGCCGTGAATGGAGTTGGCATTGGTGGATTCAGTAGTGGATATTATGGTGGCCGATATGGTGGATTGGGTAGTGGATATAATGGTGGGCGATTTGGTGGGTTCCTTGGGAATCATGCTGGAGCCCTGGGAGGAGtcctgggaggaagaggaaacaTCTGTGGTCCCTGCGCGTAA